The sequence AAGCCGGCCGCCCGAACGACCCAGTACCGGAAGCGTTGCAGCTCCAGCAGCGCCGGCAGCGCATCGTCTTGCCCGCCCACAGTGCCGAGCGCGTCGGCAGCGGTGGCCGCAACTTCCAGCCACGAATCCCGCAACAGGTTGATGAGCGATGCCGTTAGCCGGCGCCGCGCCTCATCGCCAAGAGCTCTGTCGAGTGCAGCCGCCGTTCGCGCGGCCTCGCTCCGGACTTCATAGTACGGATCGGTGAAGGCCGCCGCCAGGACGTCTTCGACGGCGGGCGTGACCACGCCGAGTCGCGCCAGGCATGTGAGCGCGTTGCGCCGGATGAAGCCGACCTGTTCGAAATCGCCGCCGACCAGCCGCTTGTACCACGCGGCCGGACGGCGGTCGCGGAGCAGGGCAACAACCAGCGGGAGTTTCTCGCGCGCCTGCAGCAGGCCGATGAGCTTGACCCCCAGGTTGCGGCTCTCCCACGACGAACTGGCAAGCCGGGAGGCCGCGCGGCTCACGTAGTAGGCTCGGTCATCGGCTGATGGGATCTCGCGCTCGATTCGGTACTCGTGCCCGCGGGCGCCGAGCGCGCGCTCGAGTGTGGCGACCAGCGCCGCGTCTGACAGCAGGCTGACGCCGGGCTCGACCCGCCAGGCTCCCTGTGCCCCCCCGGATGTCGCGTCGATCGGCTCGCCGGCGACCACGCGCCGGATTAGATCGCGCGCGTCCTGCTGCACGAATCCCCGAACGCCTTCGGCCATCCGGCGCAGGCGCACGGGTTCGATGACGTCGAGAATCGTGGAGGCGAGCAGACGGCCATCCAGTTCCTCGACCAGCGAGCCGTTGCGCTCGCAGGTCTCCTCGTACAGCACGACTGCCCCGCCGGTCCTGGCGAGCGCCCGCGCGTTCATCACCTGGTGATCGCCCGACAGGTTCGCCTTCGGCACCACGATCGCGGGAAGCCCGAGTGAGGCGATCTCGTTCAAGGTGCCCGCCCCCGCACGCACGACGACCAGATCGGACAGCGCATACACGCGCTCGATCTCGTGGAAGAAAGGTCGCGCCACGTAGAACGACTCGATCTGGCGGCGCTGTTCTTCGCTGTACCGCGCGCGCAGACGCTCGGCCGTCGCCTGGGCCGCGTCATAGCGGCTGCCGGATTTCCTCAGGCCGGTGCCGTGGATGATGAAGAGCCTGTCGCGGTGCGGCAACAGGGACTCCAGCGCGTCGACGACGGCGTGATTGATGGTGCGTGCCCCTTGCGAGCCGCCGAAGGCGAACACCACCGTCCGGCCGGCCGGGACGGCGAAGTCCAGCGACTGGCGGGCCGCGTCGCGTTCGATCCCCTGGAGGCGCCGCCTGAGCGGGTACCCGGCCACGATGCCATTGACCGGGAATGAGGCAAGCGTCTCGGGGAACGACACGAAGACACGATCGGCGAGGCGGCCGACCATCAGATTGAGCCGCCCCGGTGCGGCGTTCTGCTCGTGCACGTAGATCCCCGCCCGGCAGAGGCCCGCCCGCTTCAGCAGCGACGCGGCAATCATCACGGGCGCCGACGCAAACCCGCCCGTGCCGACAATGACGTCGGGCCGGAAACGCCGGACCAGCACAAGCGCCTTGAAGGTGCCCAGCGCGAGGTCGGCCACAAAGCGCAGCCAATGCAGGGACGGGCGAGCGCCCGGATAGGCCGACGCGCGAACGTACCGAATCGGGATGCCTTCGCGTGGAACGACTTCGGACTCGGCGCGGCCGCGCACGCCGACGTAGAGGTAGGCCGTGCGCTCATCACCAAGCGCCCGTCCGATTGCCAGTGCCGGGTTCACGTGCCCGGCTGTGCCGCCCCCGGTCAGGAGGATGCGCGAAAAGGCCGTCATCGCGTGCGGGTCAAGGGTATCACGCGGCGTCGTCCCGCGTGCTATTCTGCGCGTTACCGATCCGGTTGATGCTGGTGGAGGTGAGTCGTGCCGATGTCCCGCGTTCCGACGATTGCTGCGCTGCTGGTGATGCTGTCCTGGACCGTGATCGCGCAGGCGCCACAGGCCGCGCAAACGCCCGCCAAGGCGAAGCCCGCCGCGGCAACAGTCCCGCCGGTCAAGACACAACCGGCCCCCGCCGGCACCATGGCCATGCCGCCAACAGGCGCACCCGTAGCGGGGTCACCACCGCCTTCGTTCTCTGATCTGTTTCCCGGCCTCGAGTTCCGGAACATCGGACCGTTCCGTGGCGGCCGCTCCGTCGCAGTGACGGGCGTACGCGGGAAGCCGCTCATGTACTACTTCGGAGGCACGGGCAGCGGCGTCTGGAAGACGATAGACGGCGGCGCGACCTGGGCGAACGTGTCGGACAAGTTCTTCAAGACGGGTTCGGTCGGCGCGATCGCGGTGGCCGATTCCGATCCGAACGTGCTGTATGTCGGCATGGGCGAGACGGCGATTCGCGGCAGCACGAGCTCGCATGGCGATGGGGTCTACAAGTCGACCGATGCCGGCGCGACATGGACCAATGTGGGGCTCTCCGACACAAGACAGATCGCGCGCGTCAGGATCAATCCGCAGAATCCCGACATCGTGCTGGTCGCGGCCCAGGGCCACATCTGGGGTCCGAACCGCGCGCGAGGAATCTTCCGCACGCTCGATGGCGGAAAGACATGGACGCACGTGCTCTATGTCGACGACAAGACCGGCGCGTCCGATCTGATGATGGACCCAACCAATCCGCGCATTCTCTACGCCGCGTTCTGGCAGGTCTACCGGAAGTCCTGGACGATGCAGAGCGGCGGTCCCGGGGGCGGACTCTATAAGTCGATCGACGGCGGCGACACATGGAAGAAGCTCACTGCGGGCCTTCCCGAAGGCATTGTCGGCAAGGTGACGGTCACGGTGTCGCAATCGCGGCCCTCGCGCGTCTGGGCGATGATCGAAGCCGACAAAGGCGGCCTCTATCGGAGCGACGACGGGGGCGACAAGTGGACGCTCGTCAACGGTTCGCACCGGATTCGTCAGCGGGCGTGGTACTACTCGGGCGTCTTTGCCGATCCGGTCAACGAGGATGTCGTCTACGCGCCGAACATCCAGTTCCTCAAGTCGATTGACGGCGGGAAGTCGTTTTCGAGCATCCGCGTGCATCACGGCGACACTCATGACCTGTGGATCGATCCCGACAACCCGGCGCGGATGATCCTCGGCGACGATGGCGGCGCCGAGATTTCAGTGAACGGCGGCCAGTCGTGGTCCGCTGAGGACAACCAGCCGACGGCCCAGATCTACCGCGTCACGACCGATTCGCGGTTTCCGTACTGGGTCTATGGCTCGCAGCAGGACAACACGAGCATCGCGATCCCGAGCGGCGGCCGCGATTCGAGCATCACCAGCGCCCACTGGCACGGCGTGGGCGGCGGGGAGTCGGGCTGGATTGCTCCCGATCCTCGCAATCCGGACATCGTCTTTGCCGGCGGCTACGGCGGGTCCATCACGCGTTACGACCACAAGACCGGGGAGTCGCGCGAGATCGTCGCGTACCCGCAGGTGATCGACGGACGCGCTGCACGCGATTTGAAGTACCGCTTCCAGTGGACCGCACCCATTCTGCTGTCGCCGCACGACCCGGACACGCTCTATCACGCCGCGCAGGTCCTGCTCCGATCGCGCGACGGCGGCCAGTCGTGGGTTGAGATCAGCCCGGACCTGACGCGCAACGACAAAACGAAGCAGGACTACAGCGGCGGCCCGATCGCCCACGAATTCACCGGCGTCGAAACCTACGACACGATCTTCTGCGTCGTCGAGTCCCCTCACGAAGCGGGCACGATCTGGGCCGGCACCGACGACGGGCTCGTGCAGTTGACGCGCGACGGGGGCAAGACGTGGACCAATGTCACGCCCACGGGCATTCCCGAGTGGATCCGGATCAACACCATCGAGGTGTCGCCGCACGACAAGGCGACCGCCTATGTGTCGGCGATGATGAATCAGCACGACGACTTGCGCCCGTATATCTACAAGACCAGCAACTACGGCCAGACGTGGACGAAGATCGTCACCGGCATTCCCGACACGACGTTCGCGCGAGTGGTGCGAGAGGACAACGCGCGGCGGGGACTGCTGTACGCCGGCACGGAGACGGGCCTGTACATCTCCTTCGACGATGGAGCGAACTGGCAGCCGTTTCAGAGGAATCTGCCCGTGGTGCCGATTACCGACCTGGCCGTCAAGCACGAGGATCTTGTCGTGGCGACCGAGGGGCGGGCGTTCTGGATCCTCGACGACCTGACGCCGCTCCGCCAGTGGCAGCCCGACATCCGGCAGGCGCCCATTCGCCTGTTTGCGCCGCGGCCGACCTTCCGGCTTCCAGGCGACGTGGGCAAGAGCCTCAGCGCAGGCAAGAACAGGCCCAGCGGCGTGATCGTGAACTTCTGGTTGAAGGACAAACCGAAAGCCGAGGTTCCGGTGACGATCGAGTTCCTGGACGGCGCCACCGTTCTGCGGACCCTGTCGAGCGTCGCGACGCCGGGCGCGGACGAATTGAAGGAAGCCGGTGAAGAGGACGAGGACGAGGAGAAGCCGATCGAGCCGGTGGCGGGTGTCAATCGCTTCGTCTGGAACCTGCGGGAGGCCGTCGCCAGCCTCGTCGTGCCGCGGTATACGTACGGAGATTTTCCGCCGCAGGGCCTTCGCATCACGCCCGGACGGTACACGGTGCGGCTGCGTGTCGGACAGGAACAGGTGGAGGCGCCCTTCGAGGTGCGGCCGAACCCGGCCGTCAGCGTCCCCGCCGCCGATCTGGCGACTCAGGCCGATTTTCTCAGGATGGTCCGGGATGATCTCGCCTGGATCCACAACGCGATCAGGCGCATCAAGGACGTCCGGACGCAGACGACAGCTCTGATGAAACATGCCGAGGCGATCGGAAAGGGCCAGGCCCTGAAGGCCAGCGCGGACGGGCTGCTGGAGAAGCTGACAGTGCTGGCCGACGAACTCTACAATCCGAACCTGAAGACGAGTCAGGATTCCCTGAACTACCTGCCGAAGCTCGATTTCCAGTTTGCGGGGCTGGCGGGTGTCGCCGATACCGCTGACGCCAGGCCCACCGCCGGCGTACTGGCGCGCTACCGGGATCTCAAGCCGCAGTTGTCTGATGTGGCGGCGCGGCTCCAGAAGCTGTTCGACACGGAGCTCGCGGAGTTCAACAAGGCGGTCAGTGCCGCCGGCGTTCCCGCCATCGTGCTCGTGCCCATCGACAAGAAGGATTGACGGGCATCTTCCTTGCTCATCCCTAGAGGACATGGTGGTCCGGCGCCGAGCCGGATCACCTCATTCGCCGTATTTCACGGCGAACACTCCGGGATGGACTGGGAAATGATGACAAAACTGAAAGCGGACTACAATTCTGGTGTCGTAGAGCCTCCCTGGTCCCGGTCCAGGGGCGGGAAGACCGTCATGATGAAGTCGATCGATAATCGCTTCTTTCGCGATCTGATCGCCAGCATGCGCAACGGCGTGATGGCGATCACGCGGGATGGCGCCATCACCGCCATCAACGAAGAAGCGTACCGGATTCTGGGCGTATCGGAGACCGCCGGCGATCTCGGGCGCCACTTCACTGATCTGCTGCGCGATCATCCCGACCTGCTCCGCGTCTTTGCCGGCGTCTTCGACCTGAGCCATCTGCCCAACCGGGCCGAGCTTCGTCTGAAGCCCACGGGCACGGTTATCGGCTACACCGTGTCGCTCATCCGTGATGAGCGGGATCGGGTGTATGGCGCGGCCATGTTCTTCAAGGATCTGACGCTGGTTGAACAGGCGGAGGAGCGTGAGCGGCTTCGCGATCGGCTCGCGGCGCTTGGCGAGATGGCCGCGATGATCGCGCACGAGGTGAAGAACCCGCTCGCCAGCATCGAGGTGATGGCCGGACTGCTCAGGCGGCAGCTGGCCGATCGTACGGATTTGCAGGGCATGCTGGGTGACATCATCAACGAGGCGAAGATGGCCAATGCCATCGTGCTCGAGGTGCTCGATTTCGTCCGGCCGATCAGGCTGGATGTGGATCACACGTCGATCGCCCGAGTGGTTCAGGACGCGGTCACGCTGGCCGAGAACAAGCTCGCCTGCCGGGGCACGAGCCTCGAGGTCAGCGTCCCGCCGGCGCTGCCGCCGCTGGTCGGGGATCACCACCAGCTCTGCCAGGTCGTCACCAACCTGATCATCAATGCGCTCGAGGCGCTTGACGGCCGCGGGTGCATTCGTGTCGATGCACACGAACGGCCGGCGTACGACCAGACGCACCCGCGCGAAGTGGTGGTCACGGTCGCCGACGACGGCCCGGGCATTCCGGCGGCCATTGCGGAGCGCATCTTCAACCCGTTCTTCACGACCAAGCACGAGGGCTCGGGCCTGGGCCTGGCCATCGTCCGGAAGATCGTCGACGCGCACGATGGGCGGATCGATGTGGCGAGCGCGCCCGGAGCCGGAACGACGTTCACGGTGACGCTACCGGTGGGCACGCCCGGACAACTGGCGTTCTAGGAAAGCGAGACAGTCATGGGCCGAATTCTGATTGCCGAAGACCACGACGCGTTGCGGCGGGGCCTGGCCCGCGCGCTGGTGGAGGCGGGCCACGAAGTGGACGAAGCCTCCAACGGGAACGCCGCCATCGAGCGGTTGCACGAAACCCAGTTCGACGTCGTGTTGAGCGACCTCAAGATGGGCGGCAGCGACGGCCTCGATGTCCTGCGCACGGCGAAGACGCTGCACCCGACCTCCGCGGTCATCCTGATGACCGCGTTCGGATCGGTCGGCACGGCGGTCGAGGCGATGAAGATCGGCGCCTTCGACTATGTGCAGAAGCCGTTCGAAGTCGAGGAGATGGAACTCAAGATTGGGAAGGCGCTGGAGATGCGCCGGATGTGCCACGAACTCGACTACCTCCGTCACACGCAGAACGACATCTACCAGTTCGACGCCATCGTGGGCAGTTCAGGCGCGCTCCAGAAGGTGCTCGGGATCGTGCGCAAGGTCGCCAAGAGCAACACGACGATCCTGATTCGCGGCGAGACGGGAACGGGCAAGGAACTGATCGCGGGAGCCATCCACCACAACTCGCTGCGTGCGAACCGCAACTTCGTCAAGGTGAACTGCGCGGCGCTGCAGGAGAACCTGCTCGAATCGGAGCTGTTCGGCCACGAGAAGGGCGCGTTCACCGGCGCCGACAAGCAGCGCGTCGGCCGTTTCGAGCAGGCCGACGGCGGCACGATGTTTCTCGACGAAGTGGGCGACATGAGCCCGAACACGCAGGCGAAGATCCTGCGCGTGCTCCAGGAGCACGAGTTCGAGCGGCTGGGCGGCACGCGGACGCTCAAAGTGGATGTGCGCGTGATTGCCGCGACCAACCGGAATCTCCCCGCGATGGTGACGGCAGGACAGTTTCGTGAGGACCTGTTCTACCGCCTCAATGTCGTCTCGGTGGAGATCCCGCCGCTGCGCGATCGCAAAGACGACATTGCGGCCCTGACCACGTCGTTCGTGCGCAAGTTCACGGGTGAATTCAAGAGGAAACTCGAGGGCATCGCGCCCGACGCCCAGAAGATGCTGGTCCGCTACAACTGGCCGGGCAACATCCGCGAGCTCGAGAACGCCATCGAGCGGGCCGTGCTGCTCACCGAGGGTCCGGTCATCACCGTGGAGGACTTGCGGCTCGGCGAGACCATCGCGGTCGGCGGCGACCCGGGAGCCACGCCCGTCGTGCGGATCCCCCCGACCGGGGTCGCGCTCGAAGACATCGAGCGGCAGGCGGTCACCGAGGCGCTCCGGATGTGCAACTGGATCCAGCGCGATGCCGGGGATCTGCTCCACGTCAGCGCGCGCGTCATCAACTACAAGATGAAGACGCTTGGCATCGAGAGCCCGGCGTCTCGCCGGCCGGCGCCCGCTCCAAAGGCATGACGGCACGCGGCGCGAGCCGTCGGGTCAGACGGGATCGGGTGGAAGGCGGTGGAAGCACCAGACGCGATACAGGATATTGGCCACCGGCTCGACGACCATCACCCACATCAGGATCTCGAACCGCCCGGCCAGCGCGCAGACGACGATCAACCAGCTGATCAGGGCGCGCGTCTCCCCGGACATGCCGGTTCGCTCTGCTCTTCTGTACTGCTCGACCAGATAGTAGAGCGTCACCTGCAGGTTGAAGAGGGCGAGGCCGACCAGTCCCGCGATCGCCAGGCGCTGGTCACCCGTCGCGTGATAGTACGCGACGATGGTCGATCCATAGAGCAGCAGATCGCCGATCCGATCGAGCATCAGATCGAGGGTCGCTCCAAACCGGCTGGGCATGCCCTTGGCCCTGGCCAGCATGCCATCGGCCGAATCCAGAAAATTCGCCGCGAGTTGAATGAACGCCCCTGCCACCACGTAGGCCCGCGCCGGCTGACAGAAGCAGGCCGCCGCGACGGCGCCCAGCGCAAATGACGCGTACGTCAGCTGGTTCGGGGTGACGCTGGTCGGATAAACCGCCCGCACGATCAACGCACCCACGGGCCGGTGCACGTAGC comes from Acidobacteriota bacterium and encodes:
- a CDS encoding glycosyltransferase; the encoded protein is MTAFSRILLTGGGTAGHVNPALAIGRALGDERTAYLYVGVRGRAESEVVPREGIPIRYVRASAYPGARPSLHWLRFVADLALGTFKALVLVRRFRPDVIVGTGGFASAPVMIAASLLKRAGLCRAGIYVHEQNAAPGRLNLMVGRLADRVFVSFPETLASFPVNGIVAGYPLRRRLQGIERDAARQSLDFAVPAGRTVVFAFGGSQGARTINHAVVDALESLLPHRDRLFIIHGTGLRKSGSRYDAAQATAERLRARYSEEQRRQIESFYVARPFFHEIERVYALSDLVVVRAGAGTLNEIASLGLPAIVVPKANLSGDHQVMNARALARTGGAVVLYEETCERNGSLVEELDGRLLASTILDVIEPVRLRRMAEGVRGFVQQDARDLIRRVVAGEPIDATSGGAQGAWRVEPGVSLLSDAALVATLERALGARGHEYRIEREIPSADDRAYYVSRAASRLASSSWESRNLGVKLIGLLQAREKLPLVVALLRDRRPAAWYKRLVGGDFEQVGFIRRNALTCLARLGVVTPAVEDVLAAAFTDPYYEVRSEAARTAAALDRALGDEARRRLTASLINLLRDSWLEVAATAADALGTVGGQDDALPALLELQRFRYWVVRAAGLRGLRSLVERGRAGDLAELERQVRGFVLTATDFRPEFTIRSSYAGVVDAIARQRSSGT
- a CDS encoding glycosyl hydrolase; this translates as MSRVPTIAALLVMLSWTVIAQAPQAAQTPAKAKPAAATVPPVKTQPAPAGTMAMPPTGAPVAGSPPPSFSDLFPGLEFRNIGPFRGGRSVAVTGVRGKPLMYYFGGTGSGVWKTIDGGATWANVSDKFFKTGSVGAIAVADSDPNVLYVGMGETAIRGSTSSHGDGVYKSTDAGATWTNVGLSDTRQIARVRINPQNPDIVLVAAQGHIWGPNRARGIFRTLDGGKTWTHVLYVDDKTGASDLMMDPTNPRILYAAFWQVYRKSWTMQSGGPGGGLYKSIDGGDTWKKLTAGLPEGIVGKVTVTVSQSRPSRVWAMIEADKGGLYRSDDGGDKWTLVNGSHRIRQRAWYYSGVFADPVNEDVVYAPNIQFLKSIDGGKSFSSIRVHHGDTHDLWIDPDNPARMILGDDGGAEISVNGGQSWSAEDNQPTAQIYRVTTDSRFPYWVYGSQQDNTSIAIPSGGRDSSITSAHWHGVGGGESGWIAPDPRNPDIVFAGGYGGSITRYDHKTGESREIVAYPQVIDGRAARDLKYRFQWTAPILLSPHDPDTLYHAAQVLLRSRDGGQSWVEISPDLTRNDKTKQDYSGGPIAHEFTGVETYDTIFCVVESPHEAGTIWAGTDDGLVQLTRDGGKTWTNVTPTGIPEWIRINTIEVSPHDKATAYVSAMMNQHDDLRPYIYKTSNYGQTWTKIVTGIPDTTFARVVREDNARRGLLYAGTETGLYISFDDGANWQPFQRNLPVVPITDLAVKHEDLVVATEGRAFWILDDLTPLRQWQPDIRQAPIRLFAPRPTFRLPGDVGKSLSAGKNRPSGVIVNFWLKDKPKAEVPVTIEFLDGATVLRTLSSVATPGADELKEAGEEDEDEEKPIEPVAGVNRFVWNLREAVASLVVPRYTYGDFPPQGLRITPGRYTVRLRVGQEQVEAPFEVRPNPAVSVPAADLATQADFLRMVRDDLAWIHNAIRRIKDVRTQTTALMKHAEAIGKGQALKASADGLLEKLTVLADELYNPNLKTSQDSLNYLPKLDFQFAGLAGVADTADARPTAGVLARYRDLKPQLSDVAARLQKLFDTELAEFNKAVSAAGVPAIVLVPIDKKD
- a CDS encoding ATP-binding protein, which produces MMKSIDNRFFRDLIASMRNGVMAITRDGAITAINEEAYRILGVSETAGDLGRHFTDLLRDHPDLLRVFAGVFDLSHLPNRAELRLKPTGTVIGYTVSLIRDERDRVYGAAMFFKDLTLVEQAEERERLRDRLAALGEMAAMIAHEVKNPLASIEVMAGLLRRQLADRTDLQGMLGDIINEAKMANAIVLEVLDFVRPIRLDVDHTSIARVVQDAVTLAENKLACRGTSLEVSVPPALPPLVGDHHQLCQVVTNLIINALEALDGRGCIRVDAHERPAYDQTHPREVVVTVADDGPGIPAAIAERIFNPFFTTKHEGSGLGLAIVRKIVDAHDGRIDVASAPGAGTTFTVTLPVGTPGQLAF
- a CDS encoding CDP-alcohol phosphatidyltransferase family protein; amino-acid sequence: MHRPVKRFDYSRAVKQGYQLPLLRYLNVDRYVHRPVGALIVRAVYPTSVTPNQLTYASFALGAVAAACFCQPARAYVVAGAFIQLAANFLDSADGMLARAKGMPSRFGATLDLMLDRIGDLLLYGSTIVAYYHATGDQRLAIAGLVGLALFNLQVTLYYLVEQYRRAERTGMSGETRALISWLIVVCALAGRFEILMWVMVVEPVANILYRVWCFHRLPPDPV